DNA from Granulicella arctica:
AACGGTGAGGCGTTTCATGCTTTCGTACTGAGAGAGGCTGCGGTTCACCTGATCGACGATGTCCTGATAGAGCTTGACCACTTTGGGGTCCTTCGACAGCACGTTGCGGTCGCTCGTTGACAGACCCTGCCCCTTTGCCCAACCTTCCAACGCGGCAAAGTTCGGCGAGATGAGAACACATGCGAACTTATGTTTGTCACCGACGAGTGCTGCCTGTGCAACAAAGGTGTTAGCCTTCAGCTTGTTTTCGATCGGCTGCGGTGCGATCAGCTTTCCTCCGCTCGTCTTCAACAGCTCTTTCTTGCGGTCTGTGATCGAGAGGAACCCATCTCGATCGATGGCACCGATATCGCCAGTCTTAAACCAGCTATCGGGTGTGAAGGCTTCTTCGGTCTCTTTTGGCTTCTTCCAGTAACCTTTGAAGACCGCCGGGCCGCGAACCTCCAACTCTCCATCCTGAGCAAAACGGCACTCCATGTTGGAGAGCGGTTTACCTACTGTGCCGATCCGGTAGGCTTCGGGATAGTTGACCGCGATCACCGGCGAGGTCTCCGTTAGACCATAACCTTCGAGGATGCGGATGCCGGCGTCGGCGAACCAACCGGCGGTGTCCATGCCAAGCGGCGCACCACCGGAGATGAAGGTCCGGGCGCAGCCGCCAAAGGCCGTGCGAATCTTCGAGAAGACGAGCTTGTTCGCCAGCTTCCAGCTCAGTGAGCTGGGAGTCTTCCCCTCTAGTGTCTCCTGACGATGTTTCTTGCCTACGCCAATCGCCCAGCGCAAGATACGTGACTTGAGGGGAGAGTGCGCCGACTTCCCTTCTACGGCCTGGCGGATCTTCTCGTAGACACGCGGGACCGCAAGAAAGATGGTGGGTTTGACCGCTTGCATGGAGGGCGCGAGTTGATCGAACTTCGGACAATAGGCAAGCCGGACCTCCTGGCAGATAAGAGCGTAGTCGGTGTGGCGTGCGGTGACGTGCGAGAGCGGCAGGAACGAGATGCAGCTATCGGTACCGTTGAAGCCCATCGGGCCGGTAGAGATATTGATGTTGCTACCGAGGTTGCCGTGCGTGAGCATGACTCCCTTGGGCTCGCCCGTTGTGCCTGAGGTATAGATGATTGTGGCCAGGTCAGCGGGCGTGATGGACTTGACCTGTGCATCGAAATCGACGTTCGCCGTCTTCCGTTCGGGTGCGCCTGACATGAGTGCAGCGAAGCTCTCTGCGTTGGCAAAACTGCCCGAGTCCATGACGACGACGTGCTCGAGCGCGGGCAGGTCTCCCGCTTCGGCAATCTTCGCGTACTGCTCGGCGGAGGAGACGATGACGACTTTGGCCTCGGAGTCGCGAAGCATGTAGCCGACGTGCTCCGCCGTCAAAGTTGGATAGAGCGGCACATCGACAGCGCCAAGCGCCAACGTTGCAAAATCGGTTACGGCCCACTCCCATCGATTCTCTGAGAGCAGAGCAACTCGATCTCCTTTGATAATGCCCCATGCCGTCAATACATCGGCCAGAGCCCGTACCCTTCCATACAGCTCGGCAGACGAGATAGGCTTCCACGCTCCATCGGAGTCCTGCCATACCATGACTGTTTGCTCACCACGCACGCTGATTCGCGCGAAGACATCGTTGACCGTCGCTACATTAAGAAGCATGTTCCCTGCCTGACGTGATCCCGTTCAGCAGCACATTGAGGACCTGTGCCGCGGTTGTCTTCGCATCATAGATGCGCCCTGTGAATACAGCGGAGCTGAGGAGCTCGTCGATTGCGCCGAACATGCAGTGTGCCACGATGCCGTCGGAGACATCCTTGCGGAAGATGCCCTGAGACTGTCCGCGCCGGATGACCTCGCGAACAAGCTGAATATACTTGACCAGATGGTGATGGGAGAACTCGGCGATGAACCTGGCGCTTTGGCGCACCTCGGTTTGCATCAGAATCGCCATATTGCGATCCGCGGTGCTTGTATCGAGGTGAACCTGGGCAATGTATAGGAGTTGTTCCCGGGGATCGGTGATCGTCTCAAACTGTTCAAGCACTTGTTGGTGGAAGCGGTTGAAGCTTGCATCGATCGCGGTACGCAGAACATCATCCTTACTCTTGAAGTAGAGGTAGATGGTTCCATCGGCCACACCCGCACGGGCCGCGATTGCGCTTACGGGCGAGTTGAAATAGCCATTCTCCGCAATGACTTCAACAGCCGCATCGAGAATGCGCTGGTATTTCTCCTTCAAGGACGCGGCTGACGCAGCCATACCCTCTCCGGTAATTGCACTTGCTTTGATTCCCGCTTTCGAACCTGTCCGCTTCAGACCGACCTCATCCGCTGGAAATCTCCAGTCAGGTCACTCTAATGAATGTGAGAAGCTTTGCCAATACTGAATGGGAATTCAGCATGACAAAGTGAATTTTTATACGAAAGAGGATTTCCCTTCTACCGAAACCCGCAAGGGCGGCCCGCCAAATCGGCGCTCCGCCCTTGTGGGTTAGAGGAGGGTTAGACCTGGGGCTTCGGAGTAAGCCTTACAAAGGCTGCCGCACTCTTCGGCCAATCCGCTAGCATGGTCAGCGCAAGGCTGCTTGCGGAATCCTCTGCATGGCGGGTGATGAGGGACTTCAGGCTCTCCTGAGACTCGGGATCAGCCTCGGTGAAGCTATCGACGGTGACGAACTCGGGGTGGTAACGCTGACCGAGTACGAAGGAACCGTCCGCGTCGTAGATCCAAGCCAGACCACCGGTCATTCCAGCACCGAAGTTCATGCCGGCACGGCCCATGACGACGACCGTACCGCCGGTCATGTACTCGCAACCATGGTCTCCAACACCTTCGACTACGGTGATAACGCCCGAGTTGCGGACAGCAAACCGTTCGCCCGCGCGTCCGGCGGCAAAGAGATAGCCGGAGGTCGCTCCATAGAGAGCCACGTTGCCGAGGATTACATGGTTGCCGCTGTCTTTTGCGGCAAGACCACGAGCCCGGATGACGAGCTCGCCTCCTGAGAGGCCCTTACCGACAAAATCGTTGGCCTGCCCGTCGAGTACGAGCTTCATCCCCTCGACAGCGAATGCACCGAAGGATTGCCCTGCGACTCCCTGGAGATTGAAGGTGACATTGACCGAGACGTCGGCCTGGGCGCGCTGGAGCGAGATTTCGCCAGCCAGCCGGGCTCCAATGGCACGATCACAGTTGGCGATGGGCGAATTGACCACATAGGGCACACCATCGAGAATCGCCGCCAATGCAGGCTCGATCCAGGGCTCATCCAGCGCGAGATGTGAGGAGGGACGATCGTTTCGTCCACCCTCCCAACGCGTCGGCCCCTCGCTTACCTGCGCGAGCAGGGGCTGGAGATCGAGGTTCCCATCAAAACGAACCTGTTCCAGCAGATCGGTACGGCCGACGGCCGCTTCGATGGAGGGCAACCCGTAGCGCGCGAGCAACTGCCGGAGGTCGCCGGCGAGCTGCTCGAAGAAGCGAACGACATGCTCAGGCTTGCCACGGAATTTGGCACGCAGCTCAGGCTTCTGCGTTGCAATGCCGGTAGGACAGGTGTTGAGATGACACTGTCGCGCCATGTCGCAGCCCAGGACAACCAGAACGGCTGTACCGAAGGCGTATTCGTCCGCACCAAGCAAGGCGGCGATGAGCACATCGCGTGCCGTGGCGAGACCACCATCGGTGCGCAGACGGACACGGCCACGCATGCCATTCTCCATCAGAACCTGCTGAGCCTCTGCCAGGCCAAGCTCCCACGGATTGCCTGCATACTTGATGCTCGAGAGCGCCGCAGCTCCCGTTCCGCCGGTGTTTCCGGCGATGACGATGAAGTCCGCGTAAGCCTTCGCGACTCCGGCGGCGACGGTGCCTACGCCACAGCTCGAAACGAGCTTGACGCCGACAGCCGCACGCGGATTGACGCGTTTGAGATCGAAGATGAGCTGGGCGAGGTCCTCAATGGAGTAGATGTCGTGATGCGGCGGAGGCGAAATGAGCGAAACGCCTGGTTGGGCGTGGCGAAGGCGTGCAATGAGGCCGCTCACCTTGTAGCCGGGCAACTGACCACCTTCACCGGGCTTCGCGCCCTGGGCCACCTTGATCTCAATCTCTTCTGCGTGAGCGAGGTACTCCGCGGTGACACCGAACCGGCCCGAGGCGACCTGTTTGATCTTGTTGTTCAACAGGAGCTCGGAGACTGAGGCGGCCTGTACAACCGGCTCGGCCAGTGCCGTTGCACCCGCAGTGCGGGCCTGCATGGAGCTGAGGCCGTCATTTGAGTGTGTCTCCACAGGATGCAGCTTGTACACGTCGCGGTCTTCCCCACCCTCTCCTGTGTTCGAGCGACCACCGAGCATATTCATCGCCATGGTGATTGTCTGGTGAGCTTCTGGACTGAGGGAGCCTAGCGACATCGCGCTGGCGATGAACTTCTTGCACAGGCTAGCCGTGGATTCGACTTCACCAAGGGGAAGCTCTACACCTGCGGGACGGATCTCCAGCAGATCCCGGAGAACAGCAGGATTGCGGGCGGCAACATCGCGAGAGTAGATTGCAAAGGCATTGGTCGGATCGGCGGGTAAAGCCACCCCGCGTGCACTGCCGACGACTGATTGCAGCGCTTTGACCGTCCCCGGCTGCCATGCGTGAGGCTCGGCCAGCTCTGTCTTGCGGAAGCGGACCCATCCATAGTCAGGGAGATCGGCCGAAGGCGCAGCATCGGCAGGAGCTGCCCGCCAGGTCTCGCGCAGCTGCCGCTCAAGCTCGGCGAAACCGATACCGGAGAGCGGTGCGGGAGTATCGACGAAGCAGCGGTCGACGACGCTCGCGTGCAGGCCGAGGATATCGAAGAGATGCGCGCCACGATAACTGTCGACGACAGAGATTCCCATCTTCGACATGACCTTTGCGAGCCCGGCATCCAGCGCCTTGAGCATCTTCCTCTCGCACTCGGCTGGATCAACGCCTGCGGGGGCGAGGCTCAATGCTGTCTCAAGCGCGAGCCATGGACAGACCGCTCCTGCGCCGTAGCCGATGAGGATGGCGGCGTGATGGATGTCGCGGCAATCGCCGGCCTCGACCGCGAGACCTGCGAGAGTCCGCAGACCGGCAGCGACAAGCGCCTGATGGACGACGCCGGTCGCCATCGCCATAGGAATGGGCAGATGAGCCGCGGTGGCTGCACGATCAGTCAACATGAGGATGCGGGCACCGCCGTCACGCACCAGCTCGATCGCTTGAGACGCAAGCGTATCGAGTGCCTGGGTAAGGGTCTGCTCCGCTGGGAAGACGCAGGGTAGCTCCTTCATACGAAGCTCGGACGCGTGAGCGTGCTCCTTCTGGCGTAACGCAGCAACCTGTCCAAGCGAGAGAAAAGGCGAAGACAACGACAGGCCGGGGAGCGGCGCGTTCTTGTCCAGCATGTGGGGCCAGGGGCCAAGCCGCGTGTGCAGCGAAACAACACAGGCCTCGCGCAAGGGATCGATCGCCGGATTTGTTACCTGCGCAAAACGCTGCCGGAAGAAGGCATAGACCGGGCGTGGGGAGCGTGCGAGGAAGGCAAGCGGCGTATCGTCGCCCATCGACCAGACGGCATCCTTGCCATCGACGGCCATAGGCTGGAGGATCATCTTGACGTCTTCGCGGGTGTATCCGAAGCCGCGCTGCAGGGCGGCCAACACGTCCGTCTCCGGCACCGCAACTGCAAGAGGCGTCAGAGGCGCATCCTCAACCAGCTTCGCGTAGGTGGCACCGGCGTCGAAGAGCTCCAGCAGCTCTTCATCCTCATAAACCTTGTGTGCAGACAGATCGACGACCAGCATCTGTCCGGGACCAAGGCGGCCGCTGTGTGTGACCTTGTCTGGGTCGAGATCGACCAAGCCTGTCTCGGAGCCGGCAACGACTAGGCCGTCGCTCGTGATTGCGAACCTGCATGGACGCAGACCGTTGCGGTCCAGAACCGCTCCGACGACCTGGCCATCGCTGAAGGCGATCGCCGCTGGACCATCCCAGGGCTCGGCGCAATCGGTGTGATAGCGAAGAAAAGAGGAAGACTGATGACCAACGGCAGCGGGCGGCAGCAGAATGCGGATGGATTCTGAAAGCGTGCGTCCGTTGCGTGAAAGCAACTCGATCGCCTCGTCCAGACTGGTCGAATCTGTGCCGCCCTTGGTCAGGACAGGCTTGCACTCGACGGGAAGCGTGGAGTCACGGGCGGCCATGCGAGCGCGGTTTCCCCAGACAGTGTTGATCTCGCCGTTGTGAGCAAGGCTGCGCCCTGGCTGGGCGCGATGCCAGGTGGGAAGCGTATTTGTCGCGTAGCGCTGGTGGAAGACCGCGAAGGGGGTAACGTAGTCCGGTGAAGCGAGGTCGGGGTAGAACTCAGGCAGTAGCTTGCCGATGCACATGGCCTTGTAGACCAGCGTCTGGGATGAGAGTGAACAGATATACCCCGTTAGCTTGCCCTGCTCGTGCATGCGCTCAAACTGCTTGCGCGCGAGATAGAGGCGACGCTCCATGGCAGAGACATCGGCATTAGCGGCATCGACAATAAGGACCTGACGGATCTTTGGCATCGTGCCGAGGGCGATTTCGCCAAGACACTCCGTCCGTATGGGAACGTCCCGCCATGCTACGGCTTTCAGATCATGCGAAGACAGGCAGCTCTCCAGAAGAGCTTCGGCGCGTGTTTCATCCGCCGGAATAAAGAGCATGCCGACACCGAGAGTCTGCTCCGGCATCAGGTTGAGACCGGCAGCCTTCACCAGCAAAGTACGAGGCACGGCGGTCATCACACCGACGCCGTCGCTGCTCTTGCCGTCCGCCGCAATGGCACCGCGATGGGCCAGGCGCTCGAGCGCCGTGAGTGCCTGCTGAAGGATCTCGTGGGACGGGGTCGCGGCTACGGAGGCCACAAAACCTACACCACAGGAATCATGGTCAAAACGCTCGTCGATGAGCGAAGATTGTCGGCGCGCTACCACAGCGGACTCACGACATGAAGAAGCAGAAACTGATGTGTTGTACCTGTTCATAGCTCACTATACTTCGCGGCGACATGCCTCGTGGCCGCGACCCTTCACAGAATTTGAGAAAATTTATCGACAGGACTAGCGTATATGCATATTTATACATGATAATGTATCTTTATGCACTAGCGGAGATCGACCTAACCAAGGAATTCACAGGGCATCAACGAGATCAGGATATTTCTATTTCTAGCAGATGAAACTACAACGTCATACCGAAATCCGTGAACTATTGGCTCAGTCTGCCATTGCCAATCAGGATGAACTGCGCCGCAAGCTGGCGGAACGCGGATTTCATGTGACCCAGGCGACGTTATCGCGCGATATTCACGAATTGCGGCTTTCGAAAGGACCTTCCGGCTACTCGTTACCTGCTTCTGCTGTAGCGGAAGAGGACGACCTTCCGGGAATCCGAGATGTGCTGCGGAGCTTCGGCCTTGAAGTCAGGCAGGCCGCGAACCTGCTGGTACTGATTACGATCACCAGCGGTGCGCAGCCCATTGCCGCCGGAATCGACTATGAGGACTGGCCCGAGGTCGTCGGCACGATTGCAGGAGACGACACCGTGCTCATCATCTGCCCGGATGAGAAAAAGGCAAGCGTGTTGAAGATGAGAATGGATGAGTTGATTGGCTGACATGGAATTGACAAGAAAAATCGTGGATGGAGAGTACGGAAGCGTTCCTATCGCTGTCGCAGGCGTGAGCGGATATGCGGGTGCGGAGTTGGCTCGGTTGTTGCTACATCATCCACGCTTGAAATTTTCGCGCCCCGTGTTTTATGGAAGAGCGGGAGAGATGCAGAGCACGTCGCTTACGGATTTGCATCCCCAGCTCGCAACGCATGATGGCCCGATCGATCCGGTGCATCCGTTCGATTGGGACGATCTGGTCGAGCGCGGCACGAACATTCTTTTTCTTGCACTGCCGCATGAGCAGTCGCGCAAATGGGCACCCGAGGCGTTGGCGCGCGGAATACGCGTCGTCGACCTGAGCGGAGCATGGCGCTTACAGCAGGATGATCTTCGGGCCGTCTATAAGCTCGAAGATGTGGACCCGGTTTTGGCCAGGGAGCTACAGGCTGAGGCGATCTTTGGTGCGCCCGAGTTACACCGCAATAAGATCGCAACAGCGCGTCTGGTTGCAAACCCCGGTTGCTATTCGACCTCGATCATCCTTGCGCTTGCTCCCCTGTTGCAGGCTGGGATCGTCGATATCGATCACGGAATCATCTGCGATGCGAAGTCGGGCGTCAGCGGCGCGGGAAAGGCGGCAACCGCAAAGACGCACTTCATGTATGCCGCAGATAATCTTTCCGCGTACAACGTCTTCGGCCATCGCCATACCGGCGAGTTGCTCGAACAATTGCATCTTGATGCCAGCCAGATTCAATTTACGCCGCATCTGCTACCAATTCCTCGTGGCATTTTATCTACGATTTACCTTCGTCTAAAAGAAGTCACGACGCCTGATGCAGTTGCAGTTTTGCTTAGAGACTTTTATAAGGACAGTCCGCTGGTACGGATACATGCGACTCCTGCGCTACCCCAAATTCAGCATGTCGTACGAACGAACTTTTGCGACCTGGGCTTTGAGCTGGCAAAGGATGGAAAGCGTCTGGTGCTGGTCTCCTGTCTCGATAATCTATTGAAGGGCGCAGCTGGCCAGGCGGTACAGAACATGAACCTGATGTGTGGCTGGCCAGAGGCGGAGGGACTGCTGTGAAATTTGTCGTGAAGCTGGGCGGTGCCGCCCTCGAAAATAAAGAGTTGCTGTACACCTGCGGCAAGGCGATTGCCGAACTCGTCAAGGATGGCAACCAGGTTGCTGTCGTGCATGGCGGCGGCGTGCAGTTGACGCGCACACTGGCACAGATGGGCAAGAAAAGCGAGTTCATCTCCGGCCTGCGTGTTACCGATGCAGAGACGAGGGATGCAGCGTTGATGGTACTTGCGGGACGCGTGAACAAGGCGCTTGTCGCTGCTCTCGGAACACACGGACAGGCTGCTGTGGGATTGTCGGGCGGCGACGGGCATGTCTTTCGCGCGCGCAAGAAGAAGACAACCCCTGATCTCGGATTTGTCGGAGAGATCGCTGCCGCGGACCCGCGCTGGCTTGACGCTATCTGGAAGATGGGAGCGGTTCCGGTGATTTCGTCGATCGCGCTCGGCTTCGATGGGGAGTACTACAACATCAACGCGGATGAGATGGCATCGGCCTGTGCAGTCTGCACGCTTGCCGATGCGCTGGTCTTTCTCACCGATGTTCCCGGCGTCAAAGGCGCGGATGGTAATGTCCTGCGATGGCTAACGCTTGCTCAAATCCCAACACTTGAGAAGCAGGCAGTGATCTCCGGTGGAATGCTACCGAAGTTGCACGCCTGCCGCGATGCCTTGATGCATGGCGTCAAGCGCGTACGCATCCTACCTGCGGAAGCGGCGGCACTCCTGCCCGATATCTGCTCGACACGCGTCAACGATGGAACGGAGGTCATGGTCGCATGAGACTGGCATCAATTCAGGCAGCGGAGAAGAAACTCCTTCTGCAAACATATGAACGGAACCCCTATCTTTTCGTTAGTGGTGAGGGTGTCTATTTACGCGACGAGAGCGGTGCCGACTATCTCGATCTGCTCAGCGGCATCGGCGTCTCTGCGCTTGGGTATGGGCATCCTGCGATCGAAGCCGCGATCCGCGACCAGAGCGCGAAGCTCATCCATACTTCGAACCTCTTTTATCACGAGGGGACAGCACCACTCGCTCTGCGGCTCACCGAGCTGAGCGGGCTTGATCGCGTATTTTTCTGCAACAGCGGAACCGAAGCATGGGAGGCCGCCCTCAAGCTGGCCCGCGCTCACGCGGGCTTATTGCGGAGCGAAGGAAAGAATATCGGCACAAGGTTTCTTGCGCTTGAGCACAGTTTTCATGGCCGCAGTATCGGCTCCGTTGCGACGACTCACAAGGAGAAGTATCGCGAACCTTTCGCCCCAGTAATGCCGGACGTCGAGTTTGTCCGCTTCAACGATGTAGAGGATCTCCGGGCGAAATTTTCCTCCGATGTCTGCGGCATTTGCATCGAGCCGGTGCAGGGAGAGGGTGGCATTCATCCTGTTTCGCAGGAGTTCTTCGCGGTCGCGCGTGAGCTCTGCAATTCAACTGGAGCGCTGCTGCTGGCAGATGAGATCCAATCCGGCCTAGGCCGCACTGGACGGTGGTTCGCCTACCAGCATTACGGCCTTCTGCCTGATATCACGACGCTGGCAAAGCCGATTGCAAATGGAATTCCGATGGGCGCGATGCTCTGCACGGAGCGAGCCGCTGCTGCGTTTACACCGGGGATGCATGGCACGACCTTTGGGGGTGGACCTCTGGCCTGCGCTGTTGCTCATGCAGTTCTTGATGTGATGGAGAGTGACAATCTGCTCACGCATGTCGATGAGGTTGGAGCGTACTTCCGCGATAGGTTGCAGGTGCTCGCATCGCGTCATGCGTGCATCGTAGATGTACGTGGCCTGGGGCTAATGATCGGCATCGAACTCAATTCTGCCGAACTGGCCAAGCAAATCTCTGCGGAGATGATGGATCGGCGGATTATCCTGAATCGAACGAGTGAGACGGTGCTCCGCTTTCTGCCGCCCTATATTCTGGAGCGCGCTCATGTGGACATCACAATCAGCGCGCTGGACGAACTCTTCACCAACCATGCAGAACACGCCGGCACCGCGCTGGAAGGAGAACACGCACATGGGTAGCAAGACGATCAGCATCACTCCAGGGGAGAGTCCAGCACCAGTAAAAACTGCGACGCTCGGAATCCAGTCCGACACTGCTTTTGCGGAAGCATCGAAGCGGCTGAACGGTCGCGACCTGTGCTCCATCGCCGACCTGACAGTCGAGGAGATGGCGGCGATCATGGAGTTGGCTCACGCAGTGAAGACGTACCCTGAAGATTTTCGGCACGCGTTGGACGCTCGACAGATGGTGATGTTCTTCGAGAAGGCTTCGTTGCGCACGCGTCTGACTTTCGAGGCTGCGATCAATACACTTGGCGGGAATGCGATCTTTGTCGACCAGACACAGTCTCCGTTGGGGGAACGCGAGTCGCTCGCGGATATGGCGCGCAATCTGGAGCGTTGGATGAGCATCCTCGTATTGCGCACCTACTCGCATGACACCATTACGGAGATGGCGTCCTTCTCGAAGATTCCGGTCATCAACGCGCTCTCCGACCTTGAACATCCGTGCCAGGCTATTGCAGATTTCTTCACCCTTGAGGAGCGATTCGGCTCCGTCGAGGGGTTGCAGTTTGCGTATGTGGGCGATGGGAATAATGTGTGTCACTCCCTGATGCTCACTGCCGCGCAACTCGGTGCGCACTGCACGATCGCATCGCCCAAAGGTTTCGGCCCGAAGCTCGAAATTATTCATAAGGCGATCGAGATCAGCGAATCAACCGGCGGCAGCATCACACTCATGCAAGACCCCATCAAAGCCGTGACCGGTGCAGATGCCGTGTACACCGACGTCTGCACCAGCATGGGCTCGGAGCACGAGGCCACTAAGCGCGCGCCGATCTTTAAGCCTTATCAGGTGAATGAGGCACTGATGTCTTATGCGAAAGCGGATGCAGTTTTCATGCACTGCCTTCCGGCACACCGCAATGCCGAGGTAACAGACGCAGTCCTTGATGGGCCGCAGTCGGTTGTCTTCGACCAGGCGGAGAACCGTATGCATGCTCAAAAAGCTCTTCTTCTGATGCTGCTCGGAGGCGCAAAACGAATCTCCAGCAACCGTGGTCGCAATGCGCGCAAGCGTCCCGACCTGTCTTAATCGAACAGTTTTTCGAAAGGATTTTTTATGGCAGACAAAGTTGTTCTCGCATACTCCGGCGGTCTTGATACCTCTATCATTATTCCGTGGCTCAATGAGAATTACGGCCTCGACGTAATCGCCTTCATCGCTGATGTTGGCCAGGGCGATGACATCGATGCGGTCGTCGCCAAGGCATATGCCACTGGCGCAAAGAAAGCCATCGTCAAAGATCTGCGCGAAGAGTTCCTCAATGAGTATGTCTTCCCTACCGTCCGCGCTGGGGCCGTCTATGAGCATAAGTATCTGCTCGGGACTTCTATCGCTCGGCCTGTCATCGCCAAGCATCAGGTAGAGGTTGCTCTGGCCGAAGGAGCGACCTCTCTCGCCCATGGCTGCACCGGCAAAGGCAACGATCAGGTTCGTTTCGAGCACGCATTTCAGGCGCTCGCCCCAGAACTCAAAGTCATCGCTCCATGGCGCGAGTGGTCACTCGTCTCCCGCGAAGACTGCCTCGATTATGCGGAGGCTCATGGGGTACAGGTTGAGGCCAGCCGTACCAAAATTCATTCTCGCGACCGAAATCTCTGGCATGTCTCCCACGAGGGAGGTGAGTTGGAGGGGACGGATAAGCCTGTCGACCCGACTACGTGGCGCATGAGCAACTCGCCGCAGGATGCACCTGATCGCGAAGAGATCGTCGAGATCGGCTTCGAACGTGGCACCCCGGTCTCGGTCGATGGCCAGAAGCTACCACCCGTCCAGCTTGTCGAACTGCTCAACGAGATTGGCGGCCGCAATGCCATTGGCCGCATCGACATCATTGAAAATCGTTTCGTCGGCATGAAGAGCCGCGGAGCCTATGAGACGCCGGGCGGCACGCTTATCCTCGAGGCCTTGCGTCAACTCGAGGCGCTTACACTCGACCGCGAGACTGCACACTACAAGGAGACACTCGCGCTCAAATATGCCGAGCTCGTCTACTTCGGTCTGTGGTTTACGCCGCTGCGCGAGTCGTTGGATGCCTTCTTTAGTTCAGTAGAGGCAAACGTGACGGGTTCAGTGAAACTGGCCATGTATAAGGGAAATGTTTCGTTTATCAGCCGCACGAGCGACCTTTCGCTGTACTCCGCTGATCTTTCATCCTTCACCATGGGCGAAAGCTACGACCAGAAGGATGCCGCAGGCTTCATCAAGATCCTCGGTCTGCCCGCCCGCGTCCGCGCCCAGGTGCTCGGCAAACAGAAGGCGGTTGCCAAGTGAGCAAGATGTGGTCTGGGCGCTTTCGTGAGCCGTTGGATCACACCTTCGAACAGTGGCAGCGGTCTTTCCCGTTTGACTGGCGGCTTCTCCCACAGGAGATAGCCGCCAGTTCGGCACATGCGCGCATGATTGCTGCAGCAGGAATTCTCACAGACGCTGAGCTAGCGAAGATGCTTGACGGTCT
Protein-coding regions in this window:
- a CDS encoding argininosuccinate synthase — protein: MADKVVLAYSGGLDTSIIIPWLNENYGLDVIAFIADVGQGDDIDAVVAKAYATGAKKAIVKDLREEFLNEYVFPTVRAGAVYEHKYLLGTSIARPVIAKHQVEVALAEGATSLAHGCTGKGNDQVRFEHAFQALAPELKVIAPWREWSLVSREDCLDYAEAHGVQVEASRTKIHSRDRNLWHVSHEGGELEGTDKPVDPTTWRMSNSPQDAPDREEIVEIGFERGTPVSVDGQKLPPVQLVELLNEIGGRNAIGRIDIIENRFVGMKSRGAYETPGGTLILEALRQLEALTLDRETAHYKETLALKYAELVYFGLWFTPLRESLDAFFSSVEANVTGSVKLAMYKGNVSFISRTSDLSLYSADLSSFTMGESYDQKDAAGFIKILGLPARVRAQVLGKQKAVAK
- the argC gene encoding N-acetyl-gamma-glutamyl-phosphate reductase, producing the protein MELTRKIVDGEYGSVPIAVAGVSGYAGAELARLLLHHPRLKFSRPVFYGRAGEMQSTSLTDLHPQLATHDGPIDPVHPFDWDDLVERGTNILFLALPHEQSRKWAPEALARGIRVVDLSGAWRLQQDDLRAVYKLEDVDPVLARELQAEAIFGAPELHRNKIATARLVANPGCYSTSIILALAPLLQAGIVDIDHGIICDAKSGVSGAGKAATAKTHFMYAADNLSAYNVFGHRHTGELLEQLHLDASQIQFTPHLLPIPRGILSTIYLRLKEVTTPDAVAVLLRDFYKDSPLVRIHATPALPQIQHVVRTNFCDLGFELAKDGKRLVLVSCLDNLLKGAAGQAVQNMNLMCGWPEAEGLL
- the argB gene encoding acetylglutamate kinase is translated as MKFVVKLGGAALENKELLYTCGKAIAELVKDGNQVAVVHGGGVQLTRTLAQMGKKSEFISGLRVTDAETRDAALMVLAGRVNKALVAALGTHGQAAVGLSGGDGHVFRARKKKTTPDLGFVGEIAAADPRWLDAIWKMGAVPVISSIALGFDGEYYNINADEMASACAVCTLADALVFLTDVPGVKGADGNVLRWLTLAQIPTLEKQAVISGGMLPKLHACRDALMHGVKRVRILPAEAAALLPDICSTRVNDGTEVMVA
- a CDS encoding aspartate aminotransferase family protein; amino-acid sequence: MRLASIQAAEKKLLLQTYERNPYLFVSGEGVYLRDESGADYLDLLSGIGVSALGYGHPAIEAAIRDQSAKLIHTSNLFYHEGTAPLALRLTELSGLDRVFFCNSGTEAWEAALKLARAHAGLLRSEGKNIGTRFLALEHSFHGRSIGSVATTHKEKYREPFAPVMPDVEFVRFNDVEDLRAKFSSDVCGICIEPVQGEGGIHPVSQEFFAVARELCNSTGALLLADEIQSGLGRTGRWFAYQHYGLLPDITTLAKPIANGIPMGAMLCTERAAAAFTPGMHGTTFGGGPLACAVAHAVLDVMESDNLLTHVDEVGAYFRDRLQVLASRHACIVDVRGLGLMIGIELNSAELAKQISAEMMDRRIILNRTSETVLRFLPPYILERAHVDITISALDELFTNHAEHAGTALEGEHAHG
- the argF gene encoding ornithine carbamoyltransferase translates to MGSKTISITPGESPAPVKTATLGIQSDTAFAEASKRLNGRDLCSIADLTVEEMAAIMELAHAVKTYPEDFRHALDARQMVMFFEKASLRTRLTFEAAINTLGGNAIFVDQTQSPLGERESLADMARNLERWMSILVLRTYSHDTITEMASFSKIPVINALSDLEHPCQAIADFFTLEERFGSVEGLQFAYVGDGNNVCHSLMLTAAQLGAHCTIASPKGFGPKLEIIHKAIEISESTGGSITLMQDPIKAVTGADAVYTDVCTSMGSEHEATKRAPIFKPYQVNEALMSYAKADAVFMHCLPAHRNAEVTDAVLDGPQSVVFDQAENRMHAQKALLLMLLGGAKRISSNRGRNARKRPDLS